The genomic DNA TTTTCTATTGACTGAAAATATGAACATCGGAAGCAAAATAACAGAACTGAGAAAGACTCAAAGCTGGTCGCAAGCCGACCTTGCAGAAAAAATACAGGCATCTCGTGTAATCGTAGGAAAGTATGAACGAAACGAGGCTGCCCCATCTATTGACATTGCAAAGAAAATTGCTGATGCTTTCGGTATTAGTTTGGATTATCTTGATATTTCGGTGATATTGTGCCACTTGTTTCGGTGATATTGTGCCACAAAAAAAGGATGATTTCGTGACCAAATTTATGAATTAATTTG from Williamwhitmania taraxaci includes the following:
- a CDS encoding helix-turn-helix domain-containing protein, which gives rise to MNIGSKITELRKTQSWSQADLAEKIQASRVIVGKYERNEAAPSIDIAKKIADAFGISLDYLDISVILCHLFR